Within the Gemmatimonadaceae bacterium genome, the region CCCTGTGCAGGAAGCGCCCGAAGATTTGGAGGTCATGCTGGCCGGGCGCCTCGGTGAGCCGTGTGAAACCCTGGCCCTCCATATTCACCCGGTAGAGGTGGGTGTCGTAGGGCCGCTGCCGATCACCGTGGGCAACGAAGTAGATCCAACCCGCTTTCTGGTCCACAGAGACGACCCGTACCACGGGGAATTCGCCTTTCGTCAGTTGTCGGATAAGCGTCCCGTTCATGTCGTACAGATAGAGGTGCTTCCACCCCGATCGCTGCGACAGCCAGATGAATCCCGCTCCATCCTCAAGCAATGTGGTGAAAGGTGTTTGTCGCAAGACAAACGCTTCATCATGGGTGAGAACAATCCTGGTGGAGCCGGTTGCGGCATTGGCGGCCATCAGCTCCATCTTCAAGACGCCAAGGTCGTCTCTGGCGTAGGGAGGATTGCGTAAGAACAGCAGCTCCGAACTGTTGCTCGACCACGCGAGGAGGGAAATGTTCTGACCCGGGTCCCCGCCAGCGTCAACGCGGACCTTCCGCTTGGAGGCGATATCAATGATGAAGAGCTCTAGCTGCTCCTTCGGCTTACCAGCCATCCGGGGCCAGGTAATCCACTCCACTTCTTCAGCCGGATTGAGATAGTGGACGATTGGAATTTTGGGCACCTTGCGGTAGTCCACTTTTGTGACGGCCAGCTTCGAGCCGTCCGGGGACCAATGGGCTGCGGATCGGCCCCGGACCATCCATTCATAATCTTTGACACCATCGCTGGTAAGCTGCACCCTCCGGCCGTTATCGGTGGAGCGCAGCCACAGGTTGTAATCCTTGATACCAGCAAACCAGTGCCCATCGGGAGACGGCACCTCTGCAGCCTGAGGCACAAGCTGGATTTTCTGTTCTCCGGACAACGTGGGGGCGCGGATAATCTTGTAGGTATCGAGATGGAGGATGAACTCCTTGTTTTCCACCGTAAACTTGACCGCTTTCTCGCCGTCGAGAAAAGTGAACTCCGCAAACGGAAGTCCCTGGTAAGGCGGTTCGCGTCCTATCAGCGGCGTGAGTGACTGTCGTAATCGCGCAGTGTCGAACAAGGGCGTCCTGGTGTTGGCCCCGGGGTCAACTTTCCAGATGAGGGTGTTGGCCGGCAGTCCTTCGGCGTACCAGAAGCTCGAGCCATCTTCCATCCAGTGCGGCGTGATCGAGCCGCCCTTCACGTGAGAGGGAAACTCAAGGTAGCGGTGGTACATCGCCTCCCGCTCTGATTGCTTTGTCTCCTGAGCACCAACCAATGGAGGGTTGTTGATCGAGCCAACGACCAGAATGACAAATATTTTTGCGTTTGGTCCCACCACGAACGGCCTCCTTTAAGGTGTTACAGCGGAATTCGGCTTGGTATGCTGCACACGCCCACCCTCCAAGAAGCCGATGCAATGCGGTGTACAAAGATCATGGCCTGCTCCTGGTGAGTCTCATTCAGCGCTCATTCTCGATCCATAAGTGCTCCAGAGACCACAGGGGATTGGCCCTGAACGGACTGCTCATGCCCTTCACCCGCCGATGTACGACGTACGTCTCCACGCTCAACACGAGCGAGGTGAAAGGCAGATCTTCGCCAAACTCCGACATCAAGCCACGAAAGATCTCGTCCATTTCATCGGGGTTCCGCGTTTTCTGCGCTGCTGCAAGCAGCTTTATGACGCGTTCATTGCGATAGCCAAGCGGAGAGTCCTCCCCGAAGAAGCGGACGAGTTCGGGGATTTCGGACCAGAGAAGGCCGAGTGCGGCGTCGAAATCCCCGGCTCTCAGCCGGACGCCCGCGGCTCGGCCTTCCACTATGGTGATGTCCATCCGTATGCCCACCTGACGGAGCTGGGCCTGAACGTAAACCGCTGCCGCTTGCCACTCGGAATCGACCATCAGCGAAAACCTGAACTGGCGACCGTCTCGCTCGCGAACTCCATCGCCATCGAGGTCTCGCCAGCCAGCCTGGTCGAGGAGCCTGCCTGCCAATTCCCGATCGTACGGCAGCGGCTTGGGTACCTCACGCTGCCAGTATTGACGTTCGGTATAGACGACATCGACGGTGGGGAGATGTTCCCACATGGTGAGCACTCGAAGGAGCTCGCGGCGATTGATCGCAAGCGTCAACGCGCGGCGCACACGGGGGTCCGCGAAGAGAGGGTTCCGCTGATTCCAGAAGATGACCTGCAGAGCCAGGATGTCATCCCAGACCTCGTAATACACGCGAAAGCGGGGGTCATTCCTGATTGCAATCACGTCGGATTTGCGGAAGCGACTCACTGCATCCACGTTGCCGCTCAAGAGCTCCGTCACGGACGGGGGACCGAACTTGAGGATCAATCGATCGATCTTCGGCCTCCCGAAGACGTAGTCAGGGTTGGCCTCGAACTCCATGAAGGTCCGGGGCACATGCCGAACGTAGCGGTACGCGCCATTGCCCACCGGCCGCGTCCAGAAGTCCCAGCTGTTGAACTTCGTCGGATCGAGATTTTCCAGCAGATGCTTCGGGAAATAGTAGGCAAACATTTCCGGGGACGTAGGGGAAAAGCCTTTGTTGTACGTGATGACGAACGTGCTGTCGTCGGGGACAGCTGTCGAGTAAGACCCTG harbors:
- a CDS encoding ABC transporter substrate-binding protein produces the protein MIFMRRIASVRWKAGLCVCFVALACIDYSRGDRKPDDRSTLTALYDEGWGGWPRSTVFLQMALPDESGKIQGRLAKSWEHSPDYATWTYHLRTNVRWHDGMPVTAHDVKYTMDLLSHPAVLKRAPGSYSTAVPDDSTFVITYNKGFSPTSPEMFAYYFPKHLLENLDPTKFNSWDFWTRPVGNGAYRYVRHVPRTFMEFEANPDYVFGRPKIDRLILKFGPPSVTELLSGNVDAVSRFRKSDVIAIRNDPRFRVYYEVWDDILALQVIFWNQRNPLFADPRVRRALTLAINRRELLRVLTMWEHLPTVDVVYTERQYWQREVPKPLPYDRELAGRLLDQAGWRDLDGDGVRERDGRQFRFSLMVDSEWQAAAVYVQAQLRQVGIRMDITIVEGRAAGVRLRAGDFDAALGLLWSEIPELVRFFGEDSPLGYRNERVIKLLAAAQKTRNPDEMDEIFRGLMSEFGEDLPFTSLVLSVETYVVHRRVKGMSSPFRANPLWSLEHLWIENER
- a CDS encoding DPP IV N-terminal domain-containing protein — protein: MVGPNAKIFVILVVGSINNPPLVGAQETKQSEREAMYHRYLEFPSHVKGGSITPHWMEDGSSFWYAEGLPANTLIWKVDPGANTRTPLFDTARLRQSLTPLIGREPPYQGLPFAEFTFLDGEKAVKFTVENKEFILHLDTYKIIRAPTLSGEQKIQLVPQAAEVPSPDGHWFAGIKDYNLWLRSTDNGRRVQLTSDGVKDYEWMVRGRSAAHWSPDGSKLAVTKVDYRKVPKIPIVHYLNPAEEVEWITWPRMAGKPKEQLELFIIDIASKRKVRVDAGGDPGQNISLLAWSSNSSELLFLRNPPYARDDLGVLKMELMAANAATGSTRIVLTHDEAFVLRQTPFTTLLEDGAGFIWLSQRSGWKHLYLYDMNGTLIRQLTKGEFPVVRVVSVDQKAGWIYFVAHGDRQRPYDTHLYRVNMEGQGFTRLTEAPGQHDLQIFGRFLHRVQFAPSKQFFLDTHSTTARPPAVELRRADGALLQTLSKANIDGLKDLKWSPPEEFVVKAADGSTDLYGVLYKPYDFDPNKKYPVIEHIYGGLSIVPRTFADISEREGGGVWSQAMAQLGFITLIVDGRGPFIGGARGREFESVTYGTWGRYEIPDHVATLKQLAEKRPYMDLTRVGIQGNSLGGYYAIRAMLQAPDVYHVGIGVAPITDLYEHPNHGQLGPPETNKEAYAYASNLLLAGNLRGKLLLMHGTSDVEVPFSHTMRMVDALNRAGKRYDLIVLPKWGHWVPGNMLEDYRLEAYRSYFQEHLKP